From Azospirillum baldaniorum, the proteins below share one genomic window:
- a CDS encoding beta strand repeat-containing protein: MTDTTTPAANAVINGDWRTETLLGGAGHDTIASGGGGGFIDGGAGNDVLTGNWGDDSILGGAGNDRIDGGENNDTLDGGSGDDTIYGGGGTDRITAGEGDDTVYGDGGADRVDGGDGNDVLYGGDGDDTVLGGAGNDRMGEGGGYWNNDLYDGGDGDDTLDGGYGSDTLLGGAGNDSLTVGNDYNGDRLDGGAGDDTLTGGMGADTLIGGEGGDLVQGGGGDDLAIQNLSTQTRADTLDGGAGSDRLRVELTSAQITGAVAGELVRLRDFIRQHGDDGQTFTSDALKLAARNWNTLEVLVDGVAADVGSLASRANSAPVVSDQFLAGTEDTVLTGSVGAVDADNDALSYTVAEGPAHGTLSLTAEGLFTYTPGANYAGTDLFRITVSDGRGGVATQTVTVTLAEVNDAPTGVTLAGGRVDEAAPAGTVVGTVQAADPEGGALAYSLIDDAGGRFTIDVATGRIAVAEGASLDAGAAPAHAVTVRVTDDGGLSTDTVLYIDVTDGRNDGAADENGLPASVELAAEAGEVRDGSGVAVAVGGSWQAETLSGGGGDDTLSSGGGGGALHGGAGNDVVTGDWGDDSLDGGSGNDTLTGGSQADVLSGGSGDDVLDGGSENDTLYGGSGNDTLIGGSNEDVLYGGLGDDLLDGGTNANTLYGGAGDDTLLGGGNEDLLDGGSGDDRIIAGTGNDSIRGGAGNDWIDAGENDDTIDAGSGNDLVLAGGGADRITAGDGDDTVYGDGGADHVDGGDGNDVLYGGEGDDTLLGGAGNDRLGEGGSYWSNDRYDGGDGDDTLEGGFGSDTLIGGAGNDSLSVGDDYNGDLLDGGDGDDTLVGGMGDDTLIGGDGDDVLSGGGGHNVLIGGDGIDTVDFGAGSGPIAVDLSNGGVQHGGWMSDSLSGIENVRGGAGNDTLIGDAGDNQFSGGAGDDSLDGAAGNDSLEGGAGADTLIGGEGTDTVAYSGSAGGVTVDLAAGTGAGGDAEGDRISGVEDIIGSSHDDRLTGDGGANRIDGAAGDDTLIGGAGADTLIGGEGTDTADYSASPEAVTVDLDAGTGHGGDAEGDILTGIENVIGSAFGDRLTGNGGGNRLDGGAGDDTLAGGAGADTLVGGEGTDTADYSASAGAVTVNLTTGIGSGGNAQGDRLSGIENLLGSDGNDRLTGDSGGNRIDGRAGNDTLAGLGGADTLIGGAGTDTADYSASTAAVIVDLAAGTGLGGDAEGDVLAGIENVTGSSRNDRLTGDGGANRLDGAAGDDTLIGGAGADTLVGGAGTDTADYTASGAAVMVSLASGTGTGGDAQGDRLSGIENLLGSGGNDRLTGDANRNRLVGQDGNDTLAGLGGADTLIGGEGTDTAEYLASANGVTVDLSTGLGTGGDAEGDRLTGIENLTGSNQADRLIGDGGDNRLDGAAGDDTLIGGEGADTLVGGAGIDTADYSASADAVVVDLAAGTGSGGTAEGDRLSGVENLIGSAFDDRLTGDGLDNVLKGGAGADTLEGGAGADTADYSGSDAGVTVDLTTGTGLGGDAEGDRLTSIENLSGSGHADLLIGDGGANRLDGAAGDDTLIAGAGADTLVGGAGTDTADYSASTAGVTVDLAAGTGSGGDAEGDRLSGVETVIATGQADSLTGDGADNYLDGRGGADALAGGAGNDTLRVLDEGFVSVDGGSGDDTLRFEGNRLMLLGTAVNVHGIERFDLTAEGHQTLIFNEQGVRANVGGAPLYVTGDRDDFVTFKESGWRRVGTLTEDGVLYNSYRRGDSVVNVQDGVRMFGDLVLTGTPGDDVITTPSGAGHVVVFGEGGNDIVRLGAGFRHEIAHLVRIDDDLHILFDAGGGPAGEDGYARDRVTIMEHFAANGAAGAGIGSIREFVFADGVVWPVWGDILLMGGAGDDTIAIEPGFTSRTVHADDGTNVIRFGGDVTAADLRLSRRGDDLEIRIAGTDRSVIAFNHFSADVLAGAGNGGIQAIELADGTVWRVSGADIVISTTGNDTTVFGLGGGEVTLYGSEGADTISFALTIDPDRMRLTREGDDLRIAYTGSSDSWIVKNHFDGNPDGVSTIRFGNGTAWAVDNTRLIVGTGSDEVFTITAGLGGRVLAGGGGADGLVLGAGIRPTDVALSRDGNALVIGIAGTTDHVTVLNHFDGLAAGNSGLRTITFADGTVWSIGAAEGFRVGGDTADLFTVKPGDGAVTLFAGKGFDTLTFGTGIPIDKLSFVREGENLVIAVQGSAERITVLNHFATGWGASVLENVVVGGRTWRLTDPSVLVGSAGDDSFTLAPGTGSRIVLPGIGMDQITIGQGIDPANVRLQRVGDDLVVTVYGLGDTLTVLNHFAGGASGGVHSIRFVDGNIWNIWGHQIQLGGSSTETFEAKPGIGHVSIYPGGGTDVLRFDPRIDSLGTVLRRSGGDLEIVMGDGGDVVTILNHFFGNALRSVAFGDGKVWTVGGNGVQVGTDGDDVFTLMPGMGNVIVYGGGKANGDRIVAAPGVDPKDLRLTRVGNDLRVTLGADSMTIVNQFASGGVVMIPEIIFPNGVVWPIAGSTVHISGGGRETLPAAPIIYPGGPGQRLSIVADPGKTRVVRVGADLHITIEGRQDQIVVVNHFAMDGVGDLVFDNGTTWNIQGGKVLIGGSGHDEFVIQAGMGDVILYPDTSGDDRVRIVDSVDGSKIRLTRFGDDLRVTVDGTKDSLTIVNHFAGAPLEAIQRPDGSVMPLTGDTVVFGGKGPTQFLVGRDTGSQTIYTEGGDSLVFGDIESTEVVMFRTGSDLEIHIDRTGQVITVLNYYGAIKDLTFPDGRSFDLSSRDTLIGEAGATSSRSARPARPSRSSIPAAGAPSTSVRTSARAT, from the coding sequence ATGACCGACACGACCACCCCCGCCGCCAACGCAGTCATCAACGGCGACTGGAGGACCGAAACCCTTTTGGGCGGGGCCGGGCACGACACGATCGCGAGCGGCGGCGGTGGCGGCTTCATCGACGGTGGGGCCGGGAACGACGTCCTGACGGGCAACTGGGGGGACGACAGCATCCTGGGCGGAGCCGGAAACGACCGCATCGACGGCGGGGAGAACAACGACACCCTCGACGGGGGAAGCGGCGACGACACCATCTACGGCGGCGGCGGCACGGACCGCATCACCGCGGGCGAGGGCGACGACACGGTGTACGGCGACGGCGGCGCCGACCGGGTGGACGGCGGTGACGGCAACGACGTTCTGTACGGTGGCGACGGCGACGACACGGTGCTGGGTGGCGCCGGCAACGACCGGATGGGCGAGGGTGGAGGCTATTGGAACAACGATCTCTACGACGGCGGTGACGGTGACGACACGCTGGACGGCGGCTATGGCAGCGACACGCTGCTGGGCGGTGCCGGGAACGACAGCCTGACCGTCGGCAACGATTACAACGGCGATCGGCTCGACGGTGGTGCCGGCGACGACACGCTGACCGGTGGGATGGGCGCCGACACGCTGATCGGCGGCGAGGGCGGCGACCTTGTCCAGGGCGGCGGTGGCGACGATCTGGCGATCCAGAACCTGTCCACCCAGACGCGCGCCGACACGTTGGACGGCGGCGCGGGGAGCGACCGGCTGCGGGTCGAACTGACCTCGGCCCAGATCACCGGGGCGGTTGCGGGCGAACTCGTCCGCCTGCGCGATTTCATCCGGCAGCACGGCGACGACGGCCAGACCTTCACCAGCGACGCGCTCAAGCTCGCCGCCCGCAACTGGAACACGCTGGAGGTGCTGGTGGACGGCGTGGCCGCCGACGTGGGCAGCCTCGCCAGCCGGGCCAACAGCGCCCCGGTGGTGAGCGACCAGTTCCTGGCCGGCACGGAGGACACGGTGTTGACCGGGAGCGTCGGCGCGGTGGACGCCGACAACGACGCGTTGAGCTACACCGTTGCCGAGGGGCCGGCCCACGGCACCCTCAGCCTGACCGCCGAGGGCCTCTTCACCTACACGCCCGGCGCCAATTATGCGGGCACCGACCTGTTCCGCATCACCGTGTCGGACGGGCGTGGCGGCGTGGCGACCCAGACCGTCACCGTCACCCTGGCCGAGGTCAACGATGCCCCGACCGGTGTGACGTTGGCCGGCGGGCGCGTGGACGAGGCCGCGCCGGCGGGCACGGTCGTCGGCACCGTGCAGGCCGCCGATCCGGAGGGCGGGGCGCTCGCCTACAGCCTGATCGACGACGCCGGCGGCCGCTTCACCATCGACGTGGCCACGGGGCGGATCGCCGTGGCGGAGGGCGCCAGCCTCGACGCCGGCGCGGCCCCCGCCCACGCCGTCACGGTGCGGGTCACCGATGATGGGGGCCTCAGCACGGACACGGTGCTGTACATCGACGTGACGGACGGCCGGAACGACGGCGCGGCCGACGAGAACGGTCTCCCCGCCTCGGTGGAACTGGCCGCGGAGGCGGGGGAGGTCCGGGACGGCAGCGGCGTCGCCGTCGCCGTCGGCGGCAGTTGGCAGGCCGAGACCTTGTCCGGCGGCGGTGGGGACGACACCCTGTCGAGCGGTGGCGGGGGCGGCGCCCTGCATGGCGGCGCCGGCAACGACGTGGTGACCGGCGATTGGGGCGACGACAGCCTGGACGGCGGGTCCGGAAACGACACCCTGACCGGCGGCAGCCAGGCCGATGTTCTGTCCGGCGGGTCCGGAGACGATGTCCTGGACGGCGGCAGCGAGAACGACACGCTCTATGGCGGGTCCGGAAACGACACGCTGATCGGCGGCAGCAACGAAGACGTTCTGTATGGCGGGCTGGGCGACGATCTCCTGGACGGCGGCACCAACGCCAACACGCTCTATGGCGGGGCGGGCGACGACACGCTGCTGGGGGGTGGCAACGAGGATCTGCTGGACGGCGGCAGCGGCGATGACCGCATCATCGCGGGAACCGGCAACGACAGCATCCGCGGCGGTGCCGGGAACGACTGGATCGACGCCGGGGAGAATGACGACACCATCGACGCGGGCAGCGGCAACGACCTCGTCCTTGCGGGCGGCGGCGCGGACCGCATCACCGCGGGCGATGGCGACGACACGGTCTATGGCGACGGCGGCGCCGACCATGTGGACGGTGGCGACGGCAACGACGTTCTGTATGGCGGCGAGGGCGACGACACGCTGCTGGGCGGTGCCGGGAACGACCGGCTGGGCGAGGGCGGCTCCTACTGGAGCAACGACCGCTACGATGGTGGGGACGGCGACGATACGCTGGAGGGCGGCTTCGGCAGCGACACGCTGATCGGCGGGGCGGGCAACGACAGCCTCAGCGTCGGCGACGACTACAACGGCGACCTTCTGGACGGCGGTGACGGCGACGACACGCTGGTCGGCGGAATGGGTGACGACACGCTGATCGGCGGCGACGGCGACGACGTGCTGTCCGGCGGCGGCGGGCACAACGTCCTGATCGGCGGCGACGGCATCGACACCGTCGATTTCGGGGCGGGCTCCGGACCGATCGCCGTGGACCTCTCCAACGGGGGCGTGCAGCACGGCGGCTGGATGAGCGACAGCCTGTCCGGGATCGAGAATGTCCGGGGCGGGGCCGGCAACGACACGCTGATCGGCGACGCGGGCGACAACCAGTTCTCCGGCGGGGCCGGTGACGACAGCCTGGACGGAGCCGCCGGGAACGACAGCCTGGAGGGTGGCGCCGGGGCCGACACGCTGATCGGCGGCGAGGGCACCGACACCGTCGCCTACAGCGGATCGGCCGGCGGCGTCACGGTCGATCTGGCCGCGGGCACCGGGGCCGGCGGCGACGCCGAGGGCGACCGGATCAGCGGGGTCGAGGACATCATCGGCTCCAGCCACGACGACCGCCTGACGGGCGACGGCGGCGCCAACCGCATCGACGGCGCGGCGGGTGACGACACGCTGATCGGTGGGGCCGGGGCCGACACGCTGATCGGCGGCGAGGGCACCGACACCGCGGACTATTCCGCCTCTCCGGAGGCTGTGACCGTCGATCTCGACGCCGGAACGGGCCATGGTGGCGATGCGGAGGGGGACATCCTGACCGGCATCGAGAACGTCATCGGCTCCGCCTTCGGCGACCGTCTGACCGGCAACGGCGGCGGGAACCGGCTCGATGGCGGTGCCGGGGACGACACGCTGGCCGGTGGCGCCGGGGCGGACACGCTGGTCGGTGGCGAGGGAACCGACACCGCGGACTATTCGGCCTCGGCCGGTGCGGTCACCGTCAACCTGACGACCGGGATCGGAAGCGGCGGAAACGCGCAGGGCGACCGGTTGAGCGGGATCGAAAATCTGCTCGGCTCGGACGGCAACGACCGGCTCACCGGCGACAGCGGGGGCAACCGGATCGACGGGCGGGCGGGCAACGACACGCTGGCCGGCCTGGGCGGGGCGGACACGCTGATCGGCGGGGCTGGAACCGACACCGCGGATTACTCGGCCTCGACCGCTGCGGTGATCGTCGACCTCGCTGCCGGGACCGGTCTGGGCGGCGATGCGGAGGGGGACGTTCTTGCCGGCATCGAGAACGTCACCGGTTCCAGCCGCAACGACCGGCTGACCGGCGACGGTGGGGCCAACCGGCTCGACGGCGCTGCGGGCGACGACACGCTGATCGGCGGCGCGGGCGCCGACACCCTGGTCGGTGGGGCGGGCACCGACACGGCGGACTACACGGCGTCGGGCGCCGCCGTGATGGTCAGTCTGGCGAGCGGCACGGGGACCGGCGGCGATGCGCAGGGCGATCGGCTGTCGGGGATCGAGAATCTGCTCGGCTCCGGCGGCAACGACCGGCTGACCGGCGACGCGAACCGCAACCGGCTGGTCGGGCAGGACGGCAACGACACGTTGGCCGGCCTGGGCGGCGCGGACACGCTGATCGGTGGCGAGGGCACCGACACCGCGGAGTATCTGGCCTCGGCCAATGGAGTCACCGTCGATCTGTCGACCGGCCTGGGGACCGGTGGCGACGCCGAGGGCGACCGTCTGACCGGCATCGAGAACCTGACCGGTTCCAACCAGGCCGACCGCCTGATCGGCGACGGCGGGGACAACCGCCTCGACGGTGCGGCCGGCGACGACACGCTGATCGGTGGCGAAGGTGCCGACACGCTGGTCGGCGGGGCGGGCATCGACACCGCCGATTACTCCGCCTCCGCCGACGCGGTGGTCGTGGACCTCGCGGCCGGCACCGGCAGCGGCGGCACCGCCGAGGGCGACCGGTTGAGCGGGGTCGAGAACCTGATCGGCTCGGCCTTCGACGACCGGTTGACCGGCGACGGTCTGGACAACGTCCTGAAGGGCGGTGCGGGCGCCGACACGCTGGAGGGCGGCGCTGGGGCCGACACCGCCGACTATTCCGGATCGGACGCGGGGGTCACGGTCGATCTCACCACCGGGACCGGCCTGGGCGGCGACGCCGAAGGCGACCGCCTGACCAGCATCGAGAATCTGTCGGGTTCCGGCCACGCCGACCTCCTGATCGGCGACGGCGGGGCCAACCGGCTCGACGGTGCGGCGGGCGACGACACGCTGATCGCTGGGGCCGGAGCCGACACGCTGGTCGGCGGGGCGGGAACCGACACCGCGGACTATTCCGCCTCCACCGCCGGGGTGACGGTCGATCTCGCGGCGGGCACCGGCAGCGGCGGCGACGCGGAGGGGGATCGCCTGTCCGGGGTGGAGACGGTGATCGCCACCGGGCAGGCCGACAGTCTGACCGGCGACGGCGCGGACAATTACCTCGACGGGCGGGGCGGGGCCGACGCGCTGGCGGGCGGCGCCGGCAACGACACGCTGCGGGTCCTGGACGAGGGCTTTGTCTCCGTCGATGGCGGTTCGGGTGACGACACGCTGCGGTTCGAGGGCAACCGGCTGATGCTGCTGGGCACCGCCGTGAACGTGCACGGGATCGAGCGGTTCGACCTGACCGCCGAGGGGCATCAGACGCTGATCTTCAACGAGCAGGGTGTCCGGGCCAACGTGGGCGGTGCGCCGCTCTACGTCACCGGCGACCGCGACGACTTCGTGACCTTCAAGGAGTCGGGCTGGCGGCGGGTCGGCACGCTGACCGAGGACGGCGTCCTCTACAACAGCTACCGCCGCGGCGACAGCGTGGTGAATGTCCAGGACGGCGTCCGTATGTTCGGCGACCTCGTGCTGACCGGCACGCCGGGCGACGACGTGATCACCACCCCGTCCGGAGCCGGCCATGTCGTCGTCTTCGGCGAGGGCGGGAACGACATCGTCCGGCTGGGGGCGGGCTTCCGGCACGAGATCGCGCATCTGGTGCGCATCGACGACGACCTGCACATCCTGTTCGACGCGGGCGGCGGCCCGGCGGGCGAGGACGGCTACGCCCGCGACCGCGTCACCATCATGGAGCATTTCGCCGCCAACGGCGCGGCGGGGGCGGGCATCGGCAGCATCCGGGAGTTCGTCTTCGCGGACGGCGTGGTCTGGCCGGTGTGGGGCGACATCCTGCTGATGGGCGGCGCGGGCGACGACACCATCGCCATCGAACCGGGCTTCACCAGCCGCACGGTCCATGCCGACGACGGGACGAACGTCATCCGCTTCGGCGGCGACGTGACCGCCGCCGACCTGCGCCTGTCGCGCCGCGGCGACGATCTGGAGATCCGCATCGCCGGGACCGACCGCTCGGTGATCGCCTTCAACCACTTCTCCGCCGACGTTCTGGCCGGGGCCGGCAACGGCGGCATTCAGGCCATCGAACTGGCCGACGGCACCGTTTGGCGGGTGAGCGGCGCCGACATCGTCATCAGCACCACCGGCAACGACACCACCGTGTTCGGCCTCGGGGGTGGGGAGGTGACGCTCTACGGCAGCGAGGGCGCCGACACCATCAGTTTCGCGCTGACCATCGACCCCGACCGGATGCGGCTGACCCGTGAGGGCGACGACCTGCGCATCGCCTACACCGGAAGCTCCGACTCCTGGATCGTCAAAAACCACTTCGACGGCAACCCGGACGGCGTCTCCACCATCCGTTTCGGCAACGGCACGGCATGGGCCGTCGATAACACCCGCCTGATCGTCGGCACCGGCAGCGACGAGGTCTTCACCATCACGGCGGGCCTGGGCGGGCGGGTGCTGGCCGGCGGCGGCGGAGCGGACGGGCTGGTGCTCGGCGCCGGAATCCGTCCCACGGACGTGGCGCTGAGCCGCGACGGCAACGCCCTGGTCATCGGCATCGCCGGGACGACGGACCACGTCACCGTGCTGAACCATTTCGACGGGCTGGCCGCCGGCAACAGCGGGCTGCGCACCATCACCTTCGCCGACGGCACGGTGTGGAGCATCGGCGCGGCGGAGGGATTCCGCGTCGGTGGCGACACCGCGGACCTCTTCACGGTGAAGCCCGGCGACGGTGCGGTGACCCTGTTCGCCGGCAAGGGCTTCGACACGCTGACCTTCGGCACCGGCATCCCCATCGACAAGCTGAGCTTCGTGCGGGAGGGCGAGAACCTCGTCATCGCCGTGCAGGGCAGCGCCGAGCGGATCACGGTGCTGAACCACTTCGCGACCGGATGGGGCGCGTCGGTGCTGGAGAATGTGGTCGTCGGCGGGCGGACGTGGCGGCTGACCGATCCCAGCGTGCTGGTCGGCAGCGCCGGGGATGACAGTTTCACGCTGGCGCCCGGCACCGGCTCGCGGATCGTGCTGCCGGGCATCGGCATGGACCAGATCACCATCGGCCAGGGCATCGACCCGGCCAACGTCCGGCTCCAGCGGGTCGGCGACGATCTGGTGGTGACCGTCTACGGCCTCGGCGACACGCTCACCGTGCTCAACCACTTCGCGGGCGGGGCCAGCGGCGGCGTCCATTCCATCCGGTTCGTGGACGGCAACATCTGGAACATCTGGGGCCACCAGATCCAGCTCGGCGGCAGCAGCACCGAAACCTTCGAGGCCAAGCCGGGCATCGGCCACGTCTCGATCTATCCCGGCGGCGGGACCGACGTCCTGCGCTTCGATCCGCGCATCGACAGCCTCGGCACCGTGCTGCGCCGCTCCGGCGGCGACCTCGAGATCGTCATGGGCGACGGCGGCGATGTCGTCACCATCCTGAATCATTTCTTCGGCAACGCGCTCCGCAGCGTCGCCTTCGGCGACGGCAAAGTCTGGACGGTCGGTGGCAACGGCGTCCAGGTCGGCACCGACGGCGATGATGTCTTCACGCTGATGCCCGGCATGGGCAACGTCATCGTGTATGGCGGTGGCAAGGCCAACGGCGACCGGATCGTCGCGGCGCCCGGCGTCGATCCCAAGGATCTGCGGCTGACCCGCGTCGGCAACGACCTGCGCGTCACGCTCGGCGCCGACAGCATGACCATCGTCAACCAGTTCGCGTCGGGCGGGGTGGTGATGATCCCGGAGATCATCTTCCCCAATGGCGTGGTCTGGCCGATCGCCGGATCCACCGTCCACATCAGCGGAGGCGGCCGGGAAACCCTGCCGGCGGCCCCGATCATCTATCCCGGCGGCCCCGGCCAGCGTCTGAGCATCGTCGCCGACCCAGGCAAGACGCGGGTGGTCCGCGTCGGCGCGGATCTGCACATCACCATCGAGGGGCGGCAGGACCAGATCGTCGTCGTCAACCATTTCGCGATGGACGGCGTCGGCGACCTCGTCTTCGACAACGGCACCACCTGGAACATCCAGGGCGGCAAGGTGCTGATCGGCGGTTCCGGCCATGACGAGTTCGTCATCCAGGCCGGCATGGGCGACGTCATCCTCTACCCCGACACCTCCGGAGACGACCGGGTGCGGATCGTGGACAGCGTCGACGGGTCGAAGATCCGGCTGACCCGCTTCGGCGACGATTTGCGCGTGACGGTGGACGGCACGAAGGACTCCCTGACCATCGTCAACCACTTCGCGGGGGCGCCGCTGGAGGCGATCCAGCGCCCGGACGGCAGCGTGATGCCGTTGACCGGCGACACGGTGGTGTTCGGCGGGAAGGGGCCGACCCAGTTCCTGGTCGGGAGGGACACCGGCTCGCAGACGATCTACACCGAGGGCGGCGATTCGCTGGTGTTCGGCGACATCGAGAGCACCGAGGTCGTGATGTTCCGCACCGGCTCCGACCTGGAAATCCACATCGACCGCACCGGGCAGGTCATCACCGTCCTGAACTACTACGGCGCCATCAAGGACCTGACCTTCCCCGATGGGCGGAGCTTCGACCTCTCCTCCCGCGACACGCTGATCGGGGAGGCCGGGGCGACGTCTTCCAGATCGGCAAGACCGGCCCGGCCCAGCAGATCATCCATTCCGGCGGCGGGGGCACCATCAACTTCGGTCCGGACGTCGGCCCGGGCGACGTGA